A part of Streptomyces sp. DSM 40750 genomic DNA contains:
- a CDS encoding amidohydrolase family protein encodes MFVDAHHHVWDLSVRDQDWITGPELVPLRRDFTLRELEAAARFAGVTVTVLVQTITVPEETPEFLALAADSDLVAGVVGWTDLTSPDVADALAGLREGPGGEYLVGIRHQVQGEPDPRWLVRPDVLRGLSAVADAGLAYDLLVKPHQLPAAVEAAARLPQLTFVLDHLGKPPIASGELEPWAGEIRRLAALPNTVCKLSGLVTEADWASWAVADLVPYADTVLEAFGPERLMYGSDWPVCLLASDYVEVIDVAESLVSSVNPAEHREVFGGTAIRTYGLRI; translated from the coding sequence TTGTTCGTCGACGCCCACCACCACGTCTGGGACCTCTCCGTCCGCGACCAGGACTGGATCACCGGACCCGAACTCGTCCCGCTGCGCCGCGACTTCACCCTCCGCGAGCTGGAGGCGGCGGCACGGTTCGCCGGCGTCACCGTCACCGTGCTGGTGCAGACGATCACCGTGCCCGAGGAGACCCCCGAGTTCCTGGCCCTCGCCGCCGACAGCGACCTGGTCGCCGGGGTCGTCGGCTGGACCGACCTCACCTCTCCCGATGTCGCCGACGCTCTCGCCGGGTTGCGCGAAGGGCCGGGCGGCGAGTACCTGGTGGGCATCCGCCACCAGGTGCAGGGCGAACCGGACCCCCGCTGGCTGGTGCGCCCGGACGTACTGCGTGGCCTGTCCGCCGTCGCCGACGCCGGACTCGCCTATGACCTCCTGGTCAAGCCCCACCAGCTCCCCGCCGCCGTGGAAGCGGCGGCCCGGCTCCCTCAACTCACCTTCGTCCTTGACCACTTGGGGAAGCCCCCCATCGCCTCCGGCGAACTGGAGCCGTGGGCGGGGGAGATACGGCGGCTCGCCGCTCTGCCGAACACCGTGTGCAAGCTCTCCGGTCTGGTCACGGAGGCGGACTGGGCCTCCTGGGCCGTCGCGGACCTCGTCCCGTACGCCGACACCGTGCTGGAGGCCTTCGGCCCCGAGCGGCTGATGTACGGCTCCGACTGGCCCGTCTGCCTGCTCGCCTCCGACTACGTCGAAGTCATCGACGTGGCCGAGTCGTTGGTGTCCTCGGTGAATCCCGCCGAACACCGGGAGGTCTTCGGGGGCACCGCGATCCGCACCTACGGCCTGCGGATCTGA
- a CDS encoding L-rhamnose mutarotase has translation MRVALHTKVRADRVEEYEAAHREVPEELTTAIRAAGVSEWTIWRSGTDLFHLLEVENYAAMIAELEKLPVNIAWQARMADLLDVVHDYSAEGSDAGLPVVWEL, from the coding sequence GTGAGGGTCGCCCTGCACACCAAGGTCCGCGCCGACCGCGTCGAGGAGTACGAGGCGGCCCACCGCGAGGTCCCCGAGGAACTGACCACCGCCATCCGCGCCGCGGGCGTCAGCGAGTGGACGATCTGGCGCAGCGGCACCGACCTCTTCCACCTGCTGGAGGTCGAGAACTACGCGGCGATGATCGCCGAACTGGAGAAACTGCCGGTCAACATCGCCTGGCAGGCCCGCATGGCCGACCTCCTGGACGTCGTCCACGACTACTCGGCGGAGGGCTCCGACGCCGGGCTGCCCGTGGTGTGGGAACTGTGA
- a CDS encoding aldo/keto reductase, translated as MRTRVLGRTDVRVTELAYGAAGIGNLYRPVPDEEAAAAIDAAWDAGIRTFDTAPHYGLGLSERRLGAALRDRPRDTYTVSTKVGRLLVPADGDGDDLAHGFAVPANLRRVWDFSADGVRRSLEASLDRLGLDRVDIVLLHDPDDHAEQALDEAYPALEQLRAEGVVGAIGVGMNQSELPARFLRETDIDVVLLAGRYTLLEQEGLAALLPEAAARGRSVLIGGVFNSGLLTDPKPGATYDYAPVPEPVLERALRLKAVTERHGVPLRAAALRFPLGHPAVASVLTGARSPDEVHDTVEQFRRPVPAALWDDLSAEGLLTTEAPVPVEEKEPS; from the coding sequence ATGAGGACCAGGGTCCTCGGGCGCACCGACGTCCGCGTCACCGAGCTGGCATACGGCGCCGCGGGCATCGGCAACCTCTACCGCCCGGTGCCCGACGAGGAGGCCGCCGCCGCGATCGACGCCGCCTGGGACGCCGGGATCCGCACCTTCGACACGGCACCCCACTACGGTCTCGGCCTGTCCGAACGCCGTCTGGGCGCCGCCCTGCGCGACCGCCCCCGGGACACGTACACCGTCTCCACCAAGGTCGGGCGCCTCCTGGTGCCCGCCGACGGTGACGGCGACGATCTGGCACATGGCTTCGCGGTGCCGGCGAACTTGCGCCGGGTCTGGGACTTCAGCGCCGACGGCGTCCGCCGCTCCCTCGAAGCCAGCCTGGACCGCCTGGGCCTGGACCGGGTGGACATCGTCCTCCTCCACGACCCGGACGACCACGCCGAACAGGCCCTCGACGAGGCCTACCCGGCCCTGGAACAACTGCGCGCCGAAGGCGTCGTCGGAGCGATCGGCGTCGGCATGAACCAGTCCGAACTCCCGGCCCGCTTCCTGCGCGAGACCGACATCGACGTCGTCCTCCTCGCCGGCCGCTACACCCTCCTGGAACAGGAAGGCCTCGCCGCACTGCTCCCCGAGGCCGCGGCCCGGGGCCGGAGCGTCCTCATCGGCGGTGTCTTCAACTCCGGCCTGCTCACCGACCCGAAGCCGGGCGCCACCTACGACTACGCACCCGTTCCGGAACCCGTACTCGAACGGGCCCTGCGCCTGAAGGCGGTCACCGAACGCCACGGTGTGCCCCTGCGCGCCGCCGCCCTCCGCTTCCCGCTCGGGCACCCGGCCGTCGCGAGCGTCCTCACCGGCGCCCGCTCGCCCGACGAGGTCCACGACACCGTGGAGCAGTTCCGCCGCCCCGTACCGGCCGCCCTCTGGGACGACCTGAGCGCGGAGGGCCTGCTGACCACGGAAGCCCCCGTGCCTGTCGAAGAGAAGGAGCCGTCGTGA